A window from Fibrobacter sp. encodes these proteins:
- a CDS encoding DUF2971 domain-containing protein, with amino-acid sequence MKNNDTNNSLQILEDFNKTYFDRKTTNSSETQIAQLFENNCSNWEKNIHLLYHGNSVDGMYGSALLTYSAIIDHIEVFSLDRLEKLRKRIDNYEKKVKFHLKRKAELYSNLANVYAKKNLDNDSVECFKKYFFYLFSEANKEIHEEIICFAFHSLSKHMFYNLSEETLNVSSPLMFNDVFDCPLIKLLDNDDGPSKLKKRALCDCVKIACFDKNEFLPTVEDLLLQKRRKKNEENNEDEYCNELLWSHYADYHKGICIEYVFNSSLFNSAQTDSTIVSFFKDVNYLDNIDSIKNGTYINLLDGFFVKSRAWRYENELRFFHFDLNGSGDYSSVKIPNCVKSITFGAQCPEKDKILVMKLMHNRNYSFNGRSDNKIEFYQMKPDDKIFGKVKRELITLKKDKVHVKGLI; translated from the coding sequence ATGAAGAATAATGACACAAATAATTCCCTACAAATCCTTGAAGACTTTAATAAAACTTATTTTGATAGAAAAACAACAAATAGTTCGGAAACTCAAATAGCTCAGTTGTTTGAAAATAATTGTTCAAATTGGGAAAAAAATATACACCTTCTTTACCATGGTAATTCTGTTGATGGAATGTATGGTTCCGCGCTACTTACATATTCTGCTATTATTGATCATATTGAAGTGTTTAGTCTCGATCGTTTAGAAAAATTACGAAAAAGGATTGACAATTACGAAAAAAAAGTAAAATTCCATTTAAAACGAAAAGCAGAATTGTATAGCAATCTTGCAAATGTGTACGCGAAAAAGAATCTTGATAATGATTCTGTAGAATGTTTCAAAAAATATTTTTTCTATTTATTTAGTGAAGCGAATAAAGAAATTCATGAAGAAATAATTTGTTTTGCATTTCATAGTCTTTCAAAACACATGTTTTACAATTTAAGTGAAGAAACGTTGAATGTTTCATCTCCATTAATGTTTAATGATGTTTTTGATTGTCCTTTAATTAAGTTGCTTGACAATGATGATGGCCCTTCAAAGTTAAAAAAGAGAGCCTTGTGTGACTGTGTAAAAATAGCATGTTTTGATAAGAACGAATTCTTGCCAACAGTTGAAGATTTGCTCTTGCAAAAGAGACGTAAAAAAAATGAAGAAAATAATGAAGATGAATATTGCAATGAACTTTTATGGAGTCATTATGCAGATTATCACAAAGGCATTTGCATTGAATATGTTTTTAATTCTTCTTTATTTAATTCCGCACAAACCGATTCCACGATAGTGTCTTTCTTTAAAGATGTTAACTATCTTGATAATATTGATTCAATAAAGAATGGGACATACATAAATTTACTTGATGGATTTTTTGTAAAATCAAGAGCTTGGCGGTATGAAAATGAACTAAGATTCTTCCATTTTGATTTGAACGGTTCTGGTGATTATAGTTCCGTAAAAATTCCAAATTGTGTGAAGTCTATAACATTTGGTGCTCAATGCCCTGAAAAGGATAAGATTCTCGTCATGAAACTCATGCATAATAGGAATTATTCCTTTAATGGTCGAAGTGATAATAAAATCGAATTTTATCAAATGAAACCTGACGATAAGATTTTTGGAAAAGTAAAAAGAGAATTGATTACGCTTAAAAAAGATAAAGTACATGTAAAAGGATTAATTTAG